In the Streptomyces formicae genome, one interval contains:
- a CDS encoding GlcG/HbpS family heme-binding protein, producing MSTTTAVAPLTIGDAETLVDAARRAAEAAGVTVSVTVLDAGGHLLAFRRDDRAVLISGETSTRKAYTALQLNAPTADLVDAVQPGAPFHTLPTALDRPLLFIAGGVPVHRDGRLIGAIGVGGGAPEQDHGFATTAVESLA from the coding sequence ATGAGCACCACCACCGCCGTCGCCCCGCTGACCATCGGCGACGCCGAGACGCTCGTCGACGCGGCCCGCCGCGCCGCCGAGGCCGCCGGTGTCACCGTCAGCGTCACCGTCCTCGACGCGGGCGGCCACCTGCTCGCCTTCCGCCGCGACGACCGGGCCGTGCTGATCTCCGGCGAGACCAGCACCCGCAAGGCGTACACCGCCCTCCAGCTGAACGCCCCGACCGCCGACCTCGTCGACGCGGTCCAGCCCGGCGCCCCCTTCCACACCCTGCCCACCGCCCTCGACCGGCCGCTGCTCTTCATCGCGGGCGGCGTGCCGGTCCACCGCGACGGCCGTCTGATCGGCGCGATCGGCGTCGGCGGCGGTGCGCCCGAGCA